From Paenibacillus sp. GP183, one genomic window encodes:
- a CDS encoding S-layer homology domain-containing protein: MKKTLAILSVFSMLYLSAVPAFAAVNNGNINIKGNHDMIQINNNTEVNNYNIILDDIGGHWAEKYINHLVGKGILQGDENHHFNPNQHVTREQFAAMVARMFYLKNTSSAQDFVDVPQKRWSFNVVEATKDYFDAYKDLNGGYDFLPAEGAKRQDVTVTLVKVIMKLNTSIQLMDANSADQLLQSKFKDVSDIAVVLRPYVATAVQNNLIQGDEQGRFNPDRTLTRAEAATLLDRLSDLNIVVGVPSGSTTVTGSTYGSTSK; encoded by the coding sequence ATGAAAAAAACGTTGGCAATTTTATCCGTGTTCTCGATGCTGTATCTCTCCGCTGTACCGGCATTCGCTGCAGTAAACAATGGTAACATCAACATCAAGGGAAACCATGACATGATCCAAATCAATAACAACACTGAGGTAAACAACTACAACATTATCTTGGACGACATCGGGGGACACTGGGCTGAAAAATACATAAATCATCTCGTGGGCAAAGGTATCCTCCAAGGGGACGAAAACCATCACTTCAATCCGAACCAGCACGTAACACGCGAACAATTCGCCGCGATGGTGGCAAGAATGTTTTATTTGAAAAACACGTCCAGCGCGCAAGATTTTGTCGACGTACCGCAAAAACGTTGGTCGTTCAATGTAGTTGAAGCAACTAAAGATTATTTCGACGCTTACAAAGATCTGAACGGCGGTTATGACTTCCTTCCTGCTGAAGGGGCAAAAAGACAAGATGTGACGGTTACTCTCGTCAAAGTGATCATGAAATTGAATACGTCCATACAACTGATGGATGCAAATTCTGCAGATCAACTGCTTCAAAGTAAGTTCAAGGATGTAAGCGATATTGCTGTCGTACTTCGTCCTTATGTAGCTACGGCTGTTCAAAACAATCTGATCCAAGGGGACGAGCAAGGCCGATTCAATCCAGATCGTACACTTACCCGTGCAGAGGCAGCAACGCTACTGGATCGTTTGTCCGATCTCAATATCGTTGTTGGGGTTCCTTCTGGCTCAACGACGGTCACTGGAAGCACTTATGGCAGTACTTCAAAATAG
- a CDS encoding TrkA C-terminal domain-containing protein: protein MGFLFILIYCIFIFFVLELSITILKITGLDHKVARFQVVSMLTSTGFTTKESELILRHPIRRKIAVFLILFGVFSLAVFISTISNILAKSFEIPQMIGITTFFGLMLLIFKNKTINLKMTKRFHEDLEREFELHELPINEILFIKDTDFFTGVNIFNDSRFANKKAKEIFLPNEDIILLFIQRGVEKIRHERLQLIIQEGDILFVYGNRMTIENKFNYEIEKMKTLLECCKNLVVDKSHLKAGF, encoded by the coding sequence ATGGGTTTCCTTTTTATCTTAATATATTGCATTTTCATTTTTTTTGTTTTGGAACTTTCAATCACAATATTGAAGATTACTGGGTTAGATCACAAAGTTGCGAGGTTTCAAGTTGTTTCTATGCTTACCTCCACCGGATTTACCACAAAAGAATCAGAGCTTATTTTAAGGCATCCAATTCGTCGAAAGATTGCAGTTTTCCTCATTTTATTTGGGGTTTTCTCTTTAGCGGTATTTATTTCTACCATCAGTAATATTTTGGCGAAAAGTTTTGAAATTCCTCAGATGATTGGCATTACAACTTTTTTCGGACTTATGTTACTTATATTCAAAAACAAAACCATAAACCTCAAAATGACCAAAAGATTTCATGAGGATCTGGAAAGGGAATTTGAACTTCATGAATTACCCATCAATGAAATTCTCTTTATTAAAGACACGGATTTTTTTACTGGCGTGAATATTTTTAATGACTCTAGATTTGCCAATAAGAAAGCAAAAGAAATTTTTCTACCTAATGAAGATATTATCTTACTCTTTATTCAAAGAGGAGTTGAGAAAATTAGGCATGAACGCCTACAACTAATTATACAAGAAGGGGATATTTTATTTGTCTATGGAAACAGAATGACGATTGAAAATAAGTTTAATTACGAGATAGAAAAAATGAAAACATTACTTGAGTGTTGCAAAAATCTTGTTGTCGACAAATCCCATTTAAAGGCAGGATTTTAG